A single Bacteroidales bacterium DNA region contains:
- the cysN gene encoding sulfate adenylyltransferase subunit CysN: MVKDNINNSTNGYLDMELLRFTTAGSVDDGKSTLIGRLLYDSKSIFQDQIEALEKASKNKGNGEADLALLTDGLRAEREQGITIDVAYRYFATPKRKFIIADTPGHIQYTRNMVTGASTANLAIILIDARHGVIEQTLRHSYIASLLQIPHIVVCINKMDLVDYDEKAYTKIKKQFMSFAPKLDIKDIDFIPISALHGDNVVDRSEKMDWYEGSTLLHLLENVYISGDHNHVDARFPVQYVIRPQSDGYHDYRGYGGRIDGGIFSVGDKVKVLPSGFESKIKSIDTLNESLKTAFAPQSVSITIEDDIDVSRGDMIVKSNNIPQQSQDITAMISWFNERPLRIGGKYALKHTTNEVRCMIKEVRFKMDINSLDRNYEDKEIKMNDIARIHLRTTKPLFFDSYRKNRFTGSFVLVDEVTNETVGAGMIVERI; this comes from the coding sequence ATGGTAAAAGATAATATAAATAACAGTACCAACGGATATCTTGACATGGAACTTCTTCGGTTTACAACGGCAGGAAGCGTTGACGACGGGAAAAGTACATTAATTGGTCGTCTTTTATACGACAGTAAATCAATATTTCAGGATCAAATTGAGGCTCTTGAAAAAGCAAGTAAGAACAAAGGAAACGGAGAAGCAGACTTAGCACTGCTTACTGACGGTTTGCGTGCAGAAAGAGAACAAGGTATTACAATTGACGTAGCATACCGCTATTTTGCAACACCAAAAAGAAAGTTCATTATTGCAGATACACCCGGACACATTCAATACACCAGAAATATGGTAACAGGAGCATCAACTGCAAATCTTGCAATTATTTTAATTGATGCACGTCACGGTGTAATTGAACAAACTCTACGTCATTCTTATATCGCATCTCTTTTACAGATACCTCATATTGTAGTGTGTATCAATAAAATGGATTTAGTTGATTATGATGAAAAAGCATATACTAAAATTAAGAAGCAATTTATGAGTTTTGCTCCTAAGTTAGATATAAAAGATATTGATTTTATACCTATAAGTGCTTTACATGGTGACAATGTTGTTGATCGTTCAGAAAAAATGGATTGGTATGAAGGCTCTACACTTCTTCATTTATTAGAGAACGTCTATATTTCAGGTGACCATAACCATGTAGATGCACGTTTCCCTGTTCAATACGTAATCAGACCTCAAAGCGATGGATATCACGATTACAGAGGCTACGGAGGAAGAATTGACGGAGGAATATTTAGCGTAGGAGATAAAGTTAAGGTTTTACCCTCCGGTTTTGAATCAAAAATAAAATCCATTGATACATTAAACGAAAGTTTAAAAACAGCTTTTGCACCCCAATCAGTTTCTATTACAATAGAAGATGATATTGACGTAAGCAGAGGAGATATGATTGTAAAATCAAATAATATTCCGCAACAAAGTCAGGATATTACTGCAATGATATCTTGGTTTAATGAACGTCCGTTACGAATAGGGGGGAAATATGCACTGAAACATACAACAAATGAAGTAAGATGTATGATTAAAGAAGTCCGTTTTAAAATGGACATTAATTCTCTTGACAGAAATTATGAGGATAAAGAAATAAAGATGAACGATATAGCACGTATCCATTTAAGAACAACAAAGCCTTTGTTTTTTGATTCATACAGAAAAAACAGATTTACGGGAAGTTTTGTTCTTGTTGATGAAGTTACAAATGAAACCGTAGGTGCAGGAATGATTGTTGAAAGAATTTAA
- the trkA gene encoding Trk system potassium transporter TrkA — MKVIIAGAGEAGTHLASLLYKAKKDIVILDTDNERLEYLDSHYDFLTQKGSATSINDLKKAGIPDADLYIALTQAEETNITSCILAKKLGAKKVIARVDNIEYLEGENEEFFKELGIDSLIYPEILASKEILNLLNSTGANKTFSFAKGKLQLFVITIKKDAPIIYKTLQEVTKEAGDLNFRAVAITRKDKTIIPKGFNAFHEGDKFYVICKEEGIEKLMKLSGKKHFKVENVMIMGGSRIGIKTALQCEKKCHVKLLERNREKCEKLSEKLENTLVIHSDGRDTELLKEEGISGTDVFIAVTGDSETNILACLHAKKLGVTKTIAEIENMDYLQLAEQMGIESVINKKTIAAGHIYSHIMSEQVSSVRCLLGSDAEILEFTVPDNAKITKKKLKDTKFPKKAIIGGVIREEEVFIATGSTQILPDDKVVLFALPEAIDKVSKFF; from the coding sequence ATGAAAGTAATCATAGCAGGTGCAGGAGAAGCAGGAACACATTTAGCAAGTCTATTATATAAAGCAAAAAAAGACATTGTTATTCTGGATACGGATAATGAGCGTCTTGAATACCTTGATTCTCATTACGATTTCTTAACACAAAAAGGCTCTGCAACCTCAATAAATGATTTAAAAAAAGCCGGAATTCCTGATGCAGATTTATATATTGCCTTAACTCAAGCAGAAGAAACAAATATTACATCATGTATTTTAGCAAAAAAGTTAGGAGCAAAAAAAGTAATTGCCCGTGTTGATAATATTGAATATTTGGAAGGTGAAAATGAGGAATTTTTTAAAGAGTTAGGAATTGACTCATTAATTTATCCCGAAATTTTAGCAAGTAAAGAAATCCTTAATTTGCTGAACAGTACCGGAGCAAATAAAACCTTCTCATTTGCAAAAGGGAAACTGCAACTTTTTGTTATTACAATTAAAAAAGATGCTCCCATTATATACAAAACCCTTCAAGAAGTTACAAAAGAAGCCGGTGATTTAAATTTCAGAGCCGTTGCAATAACCCGAAAAGATAAAACTATAATACCGAAAGGGTTTAATGCTTTTCATGAAGGCGATAAGTTTTATGTAATTTGCAAAGAAGAAGGAATTGAAAAACTAATGAAGTTGTCGGGCAAAAAGCATTTTAAAGTCGAAAATGTTATGATTATGGGCGGAAGCAGAATCGGCATTAAAACAGCTTTACAATGTGAAAAAAAATGCCACGTTAAACTTTTAGAAAGAAACAGAGAAAAGTGTGAAAAATTAAGTGAAAAGTTAGAAAATACATTAGTTATTCACAGCGACGGAAGAGATACAGAGCTTTTAAAAGAAGAAGGAATATCAGGCACAGATGTTTTTATTGCGGTTACCGGAGATTCCGAAACGAATATTTTAGCTTGTTTGCATGCAAAAAAACTAGGAGTAACAAAAACAATTGCCGAAATTGAAAATATGGACTATCTGCAACTTGCAGAGCAAATGGGCATCGAAAGCGTTATAAATAAAAAAACTATTGCAGCAGGTCATATATATTCTCATATTATGTCTGAGCAGGTTTCTTCCGTTCGATGTTTACTCGGCAGCGATGCTGAAATTTTAGAGTTTACAGTTCCTGACAATGCAAAAATTACAAAAAAGAAATTAAAAGATACAAAATTTCCTAAAAAAGCAATTATAGGAGGTGTAATAAGAGAGGAGGAAGTGTTTATTGCAACAGGTTCAACTCAGATATTACCGGACGATAAGGTTGTTTTATTTGCATTACCGGAAGCTATTGATAAAGTCAGTAAGTTCTTCTAA
- a CDS encoding TIGR01212 family radical SAM protein (This family includes YhcC from E. coli K-12, an uncharacterized radical SAM protein.): MKKEKTYSWGNNNPYNDFSSYFKKKFDTRIQKIAVDAGFTCPNRDGSKGRGGCTYCNNNTFNPFYCSPKKTISQQLKEGIAFFAEKYKTQKYLAYFQAYSNTYADLQTLKNYYAEALKVEGVTGLVVATRPDCVNEEILDYLQKLAETYYIILEFGIETCNEETLKKINRGHTFAQAVSALELSEKRGLHVGVHYVLGLPGDSREENLSHAKIISNLPFETLKLHQLQIIKGTKMAKQFKETPEMFNLFSAEEYIDFVVQFAERLKPEIIIERFISESPADLLIAPKWGGLKNFEIVEKIKKQFIKQNTRQGKLY, encoded by the coding sequence TTGAAGAAAGAGAAAACATACAGTTGGGGAAATAATAATCCATATAACGACTTTTCATCATATTTTAAGAAAAAATTTGACACCAGAATTCAAAAAATTGCAGTTGATGCCGGTTTTACATGCCCGAACAGAGACGGAAGCAAGGGCAGGGGAGGTTGCACTTATTGTAACAATAATACGTTTAACCCTTTTTATTGCAGTCCGAAAAAAACAATTTCGCAACAATTAAAAGAAGGTATTGCTTTTTTTGCAGAAAAATATAAAACGCAAAAGTACCTTGCTTATTTTCAGGCATATTCAAATACTTATGCTGATTTGCAAACCTTAAAAAATTATTATGCCGAAGCCTTAAAAGTTGAAGGAGTTACAGGCTTAGTCGTTGCTACAAGACCCGATTGTGTTAATGAAGAAATTTTAGATTATTTACAAAAACTTGCAGAAACGTATTATATTATTCTTGAATTCGGAATTGAAACATGCAATGAAGAAACTTTGAAGAAGATTAACAGAGGACATACTTTTGCACAGGCTGTTTCTGCATTAGAATTGTCTGAAAAACGAGGTTTGCATGTAGGAGTTCATTATGTTCTCGGTTTGCCGGGCGACAGCAGAGAAGAAAACTTATCTCATGCAAAAATAATATCAAACTTGCCTTTTGAAACTTTAAAATTACACCAACTTCAAATAATAAAAGGCACAAAAATGGCAAAGCAATTTAAGGAAACTCCTGAAATGTTTAATTTGTTTTCAGCTGAAGAATATATTGATTTTGTTGTGCAATTTGCCGAAAGATTAAAACCGGAGATTATTATTGAAAGATTTATTAGTGAATCTCCGGCAGATTTATTGATTGCTCCGAAATGGGGAGGTCTTAAAAATTTTGAAATAGTTGAAAAAATTAAAAAACAATTTATAAAACAAAATACTCGGCAAGGTAAGTTGTATTAA
- a CDS encoding SLC13 family permease, protein MSFDAIVVIIVLVFLMISLYKEIVGPAMTFIIAVIVLGITHVLEPSEILEGFANEQVAVIVMLLLLGDIYRRTSVLDIFFDFIFKKSKSVRNFSARMMLIVAPLSAFLNNTPLVALMMPYVHNSAQRFKAPVSKLLIPLSFAAILGGCATLIGTSTNLIVNGLVTDQKIIPNLPELGIFDFAAVGLPMVVIGIAYILFFGQKMLPDHENVIDKLPSITRNYIVEGRIKTNSSLIGKTINEAGLRDLEGLFLFEILRDDIRITAVPHDTILLEEDILLFTGTTEAVADFVKSKKGIEIPSVGMFSRKKNTEVIEIVISHNSTLKGKTLKEVNFRAKYDATAIAINRDGETVAGKLGSEELRAGDSVLLLAGTYFEARLKDTSDFILISRVKEIRRLGIPRTVFLVGGTFLVIFLSAFGLIKFFNGLLVLITGLVVMGVTKPKDLEKSIDYELVIVIALSLALGMAMMKSGVAELFSDGIISVFRPFGKIGILTGIYFITTILAAYITNKAAVAVIFPVSLSLALELNADVMPFILVVAYAAAANFMTPIGYQTNLMIYGPGGYKFKDFFKIGAPLTLLYMIVTITILSLMYF, encoded by the coding sequence ATGTCATTTGATGCAATAGTTGTTATAATTGTTCTTGTTTTTCTTATGATATCCTTATATAAGGAAATTGTAGGTCCTGCAATGACATTTATTATTGCAGTAATAGTACTCGGGATTACTCATGTTCTTGAACCGTCTGAAATATTAGAAGGCTTTGCAAACGAGCAAGTTGCAGTTATTGTTATGCTCCTTTTGTTAGGTGATATTTACAGAAGAACTTCGGTTTTGGATATTTTTTTCGATTTTATCTTCAAAAAATCAAAATCAGTCAGAAACTTTTCTGCAAGAATGATGTTAATTGTTGCCCCCTTATCTGCTTTTCTGAATAATACTCCTTTGGTTGCTCTTATGATGCCTTATGTTCATAACAGTGCTCAACGATTTAAAGCTCCGGTTTCAAAACTATTAATACCCCTATCATTTGCTGCTATATTAGGCGGGTGTGCAACCTTAATAGGAACTTCAACAAACCTTATCGTAAATGGCTTAGTTACAGATCAGAAAATCATTCCTAATTTACCGGAATTAGGTATTTTTGATTTTGCAGCAGTCGGATTACCGATGGTTGTAATCGGGATAGCATATATTTTATTTTTCGGACAAAAAATGTTGCCAGATCATGAAAATGTAATTGATAAGCTGCCTTCTATTACCAGAAATTATATAGTTGAGGGAAGAATTAAAACTAACAGCTCACTAATTGGTAAAACAATTAATGAAGCAGGTTTAAGAGACTTAGAAGGTTTATTTTTATTTGAAATTTTAAGAGATGATATCAGAATAACTGCTGTTCCGCATGATACAATTTTACTTGAAGAAGATATTCTTTTGTTTACAGGAACAACGGAAGCAGTTGCTGATTTTGTAAAATCTAAAAAAGGGATTGAGATACCGTCAGTCGGTATGTTTTCGCGAAAGAAGAATACGGAAGTTATTGAAATTGTAATTTCACATAATTCAACTTTGAAAGGAAAAACACTTAAAGAAGTTAATTTCAGAGCAAAATATGATGCAACTGCAATTGCGATAAATCGTGACGGAGAAACAGTTGCCGGAAAACTCGGTTCGGAAGAATTAAGAGCAGGCGATTCAGTTTTACTTCTTGCCGGAACTTATTTTGAAGCTCGTTTAAAAGATACATCCGATTTTATTCTAATTTCAAGAGTTAAAGAAATAAGGCGGTTGGGAATTCCCCGAACTGTATTTTTAGTCGGAGGAACATTTTTAGTCATTTTCTTATCGGCATTCGGCTTAATAAAGTTCTTTAACGGACTTCTTGTTCTTATTACCGGATTAGTTGTAATGGGAGTTACAAAACCGAAAGATCTTGAAAAAAGCATTGATTATGAGCTGGTTATTGTGATAGCATTGTCTTTGGCATTAGGTATGGCAATGATGAAATCAGGTGTTGCAGAATTATTTTCAGACGGGATTATTTCTGTTTTCAGACCATTCGGAAAAATTGGTATTTTAACCGGAATATATTTTATAACCACTATACTTGCAGCTTATATTACTAACAAAGCTGCAGTTGCAGTAATTTTCCCTGTGTCTTTAAGCTTGGCTTTAGAATTAAATGCTGATGTGATGCCGTTTATTCTTGTTGTTGCTTATGCTGCCGCCGCAAATTTTATGACACCGATAGGTTATCAAACAAATTTAATGATATACGGTCCGGGAGGATATAAATTCAAAGATTTTTTTAAAATTGGCGCTCCTTTAACATTACTGTATATGATAGTTACAATTACAATTTTAAGTTTAATGTATTTTTAA
- a CDS encoding SDR family NAD(P)-dependent oxidoreductase, which yields MNKTALITGATSGIGKATAIMLAKLNYNIIITGRREERLNKLSEELKTQFNTKVRSLNFDIRNREETKKQIENLPSEWQNIDILVNNAGLASGLDFIHEGDIDDWEKMIDTNVKGLLYISRAIMPGMVERKYGHIVNISSIAGKETYFKGNVYCATKHAVDSITKAMRIDMLPHGIRVTSISPGMVDTEFSEVRLGSKQAASTVYDGLTPLYAQDIADAVEFAVTRPKHVTINDMLIMPTDQANSSHTHRI from the coding sequence ATGAATAAAACAGCACTCATAACCGGAGCAACTTCCGGTATCGGTAAAGCAACGGCAATAATGCTTGCAAAGCTTAATTATAACATAATTATAACAGGCAGAAGAGAAGAACGCTTAAATAAACTTTCAGAAGAATTAAAAACACAATTCAATACAAAAGTCCGTTCTTTAAATTTTGATATCAGAAACAGAGAAGAAACTAAAAAACAAATTGAGAACTTGCCCTCTGAATGGCAAAATATTGATATTCTTGTTAATAATGCCGGTTTAGCATCAGGTTTAGATTTTATACACGAAGGCGATATTGATGATTGGGAAAAAATGATTGATACAAACGTTAAGGGTTTGCTTTATATTTCTCGTGCAATTATGCCCGGAATGGTCGAAAGAAAATACGGGCATATTGTTAATATAAGTTCAATTGCAGGTAAGGAAACTTACTTTAAGGGCAATGTATATTGTGCAACAAAACATGCCGTAGATTCTATTACAAAAGCCATGCGAATTGATATGTTACCACACGGAATAAGAGTAACCTCAATTAGCCCCGGAATGGTTGATACCGAATTTTCGGAAGTCAGACTGGGTAGTAAACAAGCAGCAAGCACAGTTTATGACGGCTTAACACCTTTATACGCACAAGATATTGCAGATGCAGTTGAATTTGCAGTTACCAGACCTAAGCACGTAACCATAAATGATATGTTAATTATGCCGACTGACCAGGCAAATTCTTCACATACACACAGAATATAA
- the cysD gene encoding sulfate adenylyltransferase subunit CysD, which translates to MNKYNLNHLRELEAESIFVFREVAAQFDNPVILFSGGKDSIIMFHLARKAFYPAKVPIPLLHIDTGHNFDETIKFRDDLVEKYGVKLYVGSVQKTIDEGKAQEETGYNASRNVLQTTTLLEAIEENKFDAAMGGGRRDEEKARAKERFFSHRDEFGQWDPKNQRPELWNLFNGKKRMGEHFRVFPISNWTELDVWQYIYMENIEIPTLYFTHRREVFKRDGVLLAAASFMQLKPNEKSEVLDVRCRTIGDITNTGLTQSKADNLEDIIDEIAAERTTERGQRFDDKRSETAMEDRKKEGYF; encoded by the coding sequence ATGAATAAATACAACCTCAATCATTTAAGAGAATTAGAAGCAGAATCAATTTTTGTATTCAGAGAAGTTGCTGCACAATTCGATAACCCCGTTATTTTGTTTTCCGGCGGAAAAGATTCCATTATAATGTTTCATTTAGCCAGAAAAGCTTTCTATCCTGCAAAAGTACCTATTCCTTTGTTGCATATTGATACCGGTCACAATTTTGATGAAACAATTAAGTTCAGAGACGACCTCGTTGAAAAATACGGAGTAAAATTGTATGTAGGCTCAGTTCAAAAAACAATTGACGAAGGAAAAGCACAAGAAGAAACCGGCTATAATGCAAGTCGTAATGTGCTGCAAACTACAACATTGCTTGAAGCAATTGAAGAAAATAAGTTTGATGCGGCAATGGGCGGAGGAAGGCGTGATGAAGAAAAAGCAAGAGCAAAGGAACGCTTTTTCTCACACCGAGACGAGTTCGGACAATGGGATCCTAAAAATCAAAGACCTGAACTTTGGAATTTATTTAACGGTAAAAAAAGAATGGGTGAACATTTCAGGGTATTTCCTATCAGTAATTGGACAGAACTTGATGTTTGGCAATATATTTATATGGAAAACATTGAAATTCCGACTTTATATTTCACTCACAGAAGAGAAGTATTTAAACGAGACGGTGTGTTGTTAGCTGCAGCTTCATTTATGCAACTGAAACCTAATGAAAAATCCGAAGTCTTAGATGTTCGTTGCAGAACAATAGGGGATATTACAAATACAGGACTTACACAATCAAAAGCTGATAATTTGGAAGACATTATTGACGAAATAGCAGCAGAAAGAACAACAGAAAGAGGACAACGATTTGATGATAAACGTTCCGAAACAGCAATGGAAGACAGAAAAAAAGAAGGTTATTTTTAA
- a CDS encoding DUF5106 domain-containing protein, with protein MKKIILTLIYATGSFFSFSQGHNIEVNILNLKKQDVIIGHYFNEQLIPDDTITLNTKGIGVFKGKEAYPTGMYFLFLPNKNKFDFILDKDQDFIIIADTTNFLETVSFKKSEENLIFMDYQKHMRKASKEQEDLMKKREEFKADKNKVKEIDGQMKQIREDMNKYHNKVVSENSGLFFIKFLIATRRPEVPKTITDKKEQYFWFRHHYFDNFDVSDPGLLRTPIYESTIETYIDKVLMQHPDTLIPEVDILIEKSKTNKELFRFMMVYLFNKYASSQVMTAENVYVHIAEKYYIKEAEWSDTKFISDLKNKIANKKKCLIGNQAYNINYNLAPFDTLKINALLDEEENYKSKGLQIEKSEADSIIKYNLKVGLLQDYLTKFEETYALKDVTAEYTIIWFWTPSCSHCREETPKFHEMYIEKGMKEKNVKVIAMYMQKDLTDWKKHTKDIKDWLEFIKKHNLNDWVNAWNPFDSFRKNYDITSSPVLYLLDKDKKIIAKKIGYEQAFDIIESETKK; from the coding sequence ATGAAAAAAATAATATTGACATTAATTTATGCTACGGGTTCTTTTTTTAGTTTTTCGCAAGGACATAATATTGAAGTAAATATCCTGAATTTAAAAAAACAAGATGTGATTATCGGTCATTATTTTAATGAGCAACTTATCCCGGATGATACAATAACATTAAACACAAAAGGAATTGGTGTGTTTAAAGGAAAAGAAGCATACCCGACCGGAATGTACTTTTTATTTTTACCTAATAAAAACAAATTTGATTTTATATTAGATAAAGACCAAGATTTTATAATTATTGCAGATACAACTAACTTTTTAGAAACAGTAAGTTTCAAGAAATCAGAGGAAAACCTTATCTTTATGGACTACCAAAAACATATGCGTAAAGCAAGTAAAGAGCAAGAAGATTTAATGAAAAAACGTGAAGAATTTAAAGCAGATAAAAATAAAGTAAAAGAAATTGACGGGCAGATGAAACAAATAAGAGAAGATATGAATAAATACCATAATAAAGTTGTTTCGGAAAACTCCGGTTTGTTTTTTATTAAATTTTTAATTGCAACACGTCGCCCTGAAGTTCCCAAAACCATAACAGATAAAAAAGAACAATATTTTTGGTTCAGGCATCACTATTTTGATAATTTTGATGTTTCCGACCCCGGTTTATTGCGTACACCAATTTATGAAAGTACAATTGAAACATATATTGATAAAGTTTTAATGCAACATCCGGATACTCTTATTCCCGAAGTTGATATATTAATAGAAAAATCAAAAACCAACAAAGAACTGTTTAGATTTATGATGGTTTATTTGTTTAATAAATATGCTTCGAGCCAAGTTATGACCGCAGAAAACGTTTATGTTCATATTGCAGAAAAATACTACATAAAAGAAGCTGAATGGAGTGATACTAAATTTATAAGCGATTTAAAAAATAAAATTGCAAATAAAAAGAAATGTTTAATCGGAAATCAGGCATATAATATTAATTATAACTTAGCTCCTTTTGACACTTTAAAAATTAATGCTTTATTGGACGAAGAAGAAAATTATAAAAGCAAAGGTTTGCAAATTGAAAAATCAGAAGCCGACAGCATAATAAAGTATAATTTAAAAGTTGGGTTATTGCAAGATTATTTGACTAAGTTTGAGGAAACCTATGCTTTGAAAGATGTTACGGCAGAATATACAATTATTTGGTTTTGGACACCGAGCTGTAGCCATTGCCGAGAAGAAACCCCAAAGTTTCATGAAATGTATATTGAAAAAGGAATGAAAGAAAAAAATGTTAAGGTTATTGCAATGTATATGCAAAAGGATTTAACCGACTGGAAAAAGCATACAAAAGATATTAAAGATTGGTTAGAGTTCATTAAAAAACATAATTTGAATGATTGGGTAAATGCCTGGAATCCTTTTGACTCTTTCAGAAAAAATTATGATATAACATCTTCTCCGGTTCTTTATTTATTAGATAAAGATAAAAAAATTATAGCAAAAAAAATAGGCTACGAACAAGCTTTTGATATTATTGAAAGTGAAACTAAAAAATAA
- a CDS encoding pyridoxal-phosphate dependent enzyme, translating into MNKKFHFKCRTCGHRINGFKEWFSHGQKCPKCGDNKINTVYNTDKKKLLELISKDAKPESLWHYFDFLPLENKENIVTEGEGVAPIERWDFFEDYAKRKYNLNLEVYINRNDKSFATGTFKDKGGAVAASVLKEQGIKEYVVVSTGNTASAFAHYLAKAGVSCSVFVPEDSLPDSEAHIGTYGQKLFRVKGDYAYAKKVAAEYAKKHGLLITGGNLDPLRLEAKKTQVFEMMRVTGKTPDVYIQALSGGTGPFAVEKAYNDFEELNIFGKLPRFLLSQGHLCAPMAAAWKDAKEKKYPEGWEKDYPVYENPKTLIPTIATGNPGMYPLMGPLVKKSGGEIFPVNEELAVPLARLVGFERVIKIGPASAAGVLGFFEALKRGLIKDGESVFINMGESANRATDFLKEVSYTTENIKTSDDAKRFNRDDYKKQVWEPFETY; encoded by the coding sequence ATGAACAAAAAATTCCACTTCAAATGTCGCACATGCGGACATAGAATAAACGGCTTTAAAGAATGGTTTTCACACGGACAAAAATGCCCGAAATGTGGGGATAATAAAATCAATACAGTTTATAATACAGATAAGAAAAAACTTTTAGAACTTATCAGTAAAGATGCAAAACCTGAAAGTCTTTGGCATTATTTCGATTTCTTACCGCTTGAAAACAAAGAAAATATTGTAACAGAAGGTGAAGGGGTTGCTCCGATTGAACGTTGGGACTTTTTTGAAGATTATGCCAAAAGAAAGTACAATTTAAATCTTGAAGTTTACATTAACAGAAACGATAAAAGTTTTGCAACAGGAACATTTAAAGACAAAGGCGGTGCGGTTGCTGCATCAGTTCTTAAAGAGCAAGGTATTAAAGAATATGTGGTTGTAAGCACCGGAAACACGGCAAGTGCATTTGCACATTATTTAGCAAAAGCAGGAGTTTCATGTTCGGTATTTGTTCCTGAGGATTCTTTACCCGACAGCGAAGCACATATCGGAACTTACGGTCAAAAGCTATTTCGAGTAAAAGGCGACTATGCTTATGCTAAAAAAGTAGCAGCAGAATATGCAAAGAAACACGGTTTATTAATTACCGGCGGAAATTTAGACCCTTTACGTTTAGAAGCTAAAAAAACACAAGTATTTGAAATGATGCGAGTAACGGGTAAAACACCTGACGTTTACATCCAAGCATTAAGCGGCGGAACGGGACCTTTTGCGGTTGAAAAAGCATATAATGACTTTGAAGAACTAAACATTTTCGGAAAATTACCGAGATTTTTATTGTCACAAGGGCATCTTTGTGCGCCGATGGCTGCTGCTTGGAAAGACGCAAAAGAAAAAAAATATCCTGAAGGTTGGGAAAAAGATTATCCTGTTTATGAAAATCCTAAAACATTAATTCCTACCATTGCAACCGGTAACCCCGGTATGTATCCCTTAATGGGACCTTTGGTTAAGAAAAGCGGAGGAGAAATTTTTCCCGTTAATGAAGAATTAGCTGTGCCTTTAGCTCGTTTAGTCGGTTTTGAGCGCGTTATAAAAATAGGACCTGCATCAGCAGCCGGCGTTTTAGGTTTTTTTGAAGCTTTAAAACGTGGATTAATAAAAGACGGAGAATCAGTTTTTATAAACATGGGTGAAAGTGCAAATCGTGCAACAGATTTCTTAAAAGAAGTTTCATACACAACTGAAAATATTAAAACTTCTGATGATGCAAAACGTTTCAATAGAGATGATTATAAAAAGCAAGTTTGGGAACCCTTTGAGACGTATTAG
- the cysQ gene encoding 3'(2'),5'-bisphosphate nucleotidase CysQ — translation MNLNNFLKIAIEASIHAGQEIMDVYDSDDFQIESKKDKSPLTKADRNADLKILEFLKETNIPVLSEEGKHLPYEERKKWDYFWLVDPLDGTKEFIKRNGEFTVNIALIKGQNPIMGIIYVPVTKALYFGDNETGAFKIEDIDLAGFKKENFSILSFDAVKLPLPSVDKPYTVVSSRSHLSDETVEYIKELKKEHGEIEMMPVGSSLKQCMIAEGKADIYPRFGPTMEWDTAASHAILNASGATLTQIDGSPLAYNKENLLNPYFIVKR, via the coding sequence ATGAATTTAAACAATTTTTTAAAAATTGCAATTGAAGCGTCAATTCATGCCGGACAAGAAATTATGGATGTCTATGACAGCGATGATTTTCAAATTGAATCAAAAAAAGATAAATCACCCTTAACAAAAGCAGACAGAAATGCCGACCTTAAAATTCTTGAATTTTTAAAAGAAACGAATATACCCGTTTTAAGTGAAGAAGGAAAGCATTTACCATATGAAGAAAGGAAAAAATGGGATTATTTTTGGTTGGTCGATCCGCTTGACGGCACAAAAGAATTCATTAAACGAAACGGAGAGTTTACCGTAAACATTGCTTTAATAAAAGGACAAAATCCTATTATGGGAATTATTTATGTGCCTGTTACAAAAGCACTTTATTTTGGTGATAATGAAACCGGAGCCTTTAAAATTGAAGACATTGATTTAGCCGGTTTCAAAAAAGAAAACTTCTCAATATTATCTTTTGATGCTGTAAAATTACCGCTTCCTTCAGTAGACAAACCTTATACAGTTGTCAGCAGTCGTTCTCATTTATCAGATGAGACAGTTGAATACATAAAAGAACTTAAAAAAGAACACGGAGAAATTGAGATGATGCCGGTCGGAAGTTCCTTAAAACAATGTATGATTGCAGAAGGCAAAGCCGATATTTATCCGCGTTTCGGCCCTACAATGGAGTGGGATACAGCTGCAAGTCATGCCATTTTAAACGCATCGGGAGCAACACTTACACAAATTGACGGAAGTCCGCTGGCTTATAATAAAGAGAATCTTTTAAATCCGTATTTTATTGTCAAAAGGTAG